The following are from one region of the Escherichia sp. E4742 genome:
- the bcsB gene encoding cellulose biosynthesis cyclic di-GMP-binding regulatory protein BcsB — protein sequence MKRKLFWICAVAMGMSAFPSFMTQATPTTQPLINAEPAVPAQAEQNPRVGQVMPGVQGADAPIVAQNGPSRDVKLTFAQIAPPPGSMVLRGINPNGSIEFGMRSDEVVTKAMLNLEYTPSPSLLPIQSQLKVYLNDELMGVLPVTKEQLGKKTLAQMPINPLFITDFNRVRLEFVGHYQDVCENPASTTLWLDVGRSSGLDLTYQSLNVKNDLSHFPIPFFDPRDNRANTLPIVFAGAPDVGLQQASAIVASWFGSRSGWRGQNFPVLYNQLPDRNAIVFATNDKRPDFLRDHPAVKAPVIEMINHPENPYVKLLVVFGRDDKDLLQAAKGIAQGNILFRGDSVVVNDVKPLLPRKPYDAPNWVRTDRPVTFGELKTYEEQLQSSGLEPAAINISLNLPPDLYLMRSTGIDMDINYRYTMPPVKDSSRMDISLNNQFLQSFNLSSKQEANRLLLRIPVLQGLLDGKTDVSIPALKLGATNQLRFDFEYMNPMPGGSVDNCITFQPVQNHVVIGDDSTIDFSKYYHFIPMPDLRAFANAGFPFSRMADLSQTITVMPKTPNEAQMETLLNTVGFIGAQTGFPAINLTVTDDGSTIQGKDADIMIIGGIPDKLKDDKQIDMLVQATESWVKTPMRQTPFPGIVPDENDRAAETQSTLTSSGAMAAVIGFQSPYNDQRSVIALLADSPRGYEMLNDAVNDSGKRATMFGSVAVIRESGVNSLRVGDVYYVGHLPWFERLWYALANHPILLAILAAISVVLLAWVLWRLLRIISRRRLNPDNE from the coding sequence ATGAAAAGAAAACTATTCTGGATTTGTGCAGTGGCTATGGGGATGAGTGCGTTCCCCTCTTTCATGACGCAGGCGACACCGACGACGCAACCACTGATCAATGCTGAGCCAGCTGTACCCGCCCAGGCGGAGCAAAATCCGCGGGTCGGACAGGTGATGCCAGGCGTGCAGGGCGCGGACGCGCCCATCGTGGCGCAGAATGGCCCTTCGCGCGATGTGAAGCTGACCTTTGCGCAAATCGCGCCGCCGCCGGGCAGTATGGTACTGCGTGGTATTAACCCGAACGGCAGCATAGAGTTTGGTATGCGCAGTGATGAAGTGGTGACGAAGGCGATGCTTAACCTTGAATATACGCCGTCGCCATCACTGCTGCCGATACAGTCACAGTTGAAAGTCTATCTGAACGATGAGTTGATGGGCGTGCTGCCAGTGACCAAAGAGCAGTTGGGTAAAAAGACGTTGGCGCAAATGCCGATTAATCCGCTGTTTATCACCGACTTCAACCGCGTGCGGCTGGAGTTTGTTGGTCATTATCAGGATGTCTGTGAAAACCCGGCCAGCACAACGCTCTGGCTGGATGTCGGACGCAGTAGCGGACTGGATCTGACATATCAATCACTGAATGTGAAAAATGATCTGTCGCACTTCCCGATTCCGTTTTTCGACCCGAGGGATAACCGAGCCAATACGTTGCCGATAGTTTTTGCTGGTGCGCCGGATGTTGGTCTGCAACAGGCTTCGGCGATTGTTGCGTCGTGGTTTGGTTCCCGTTCTGGCTGGCGCGGACAGAACTTCCCGGTACTCTATAATCAGCTTCCGGACCGCAATGCGATTGTCTTTGCGACCAATGACAAGCGACCGGACTTCCTGCGCGATCATCCGGCAGTAAAAGCCCCGGTGATTGAGATGATCAACCATCCGGAGAATCCTTACGTCAAATTGCTGGTGGTCTTTGGGCGTGATGACAAAGATCTATTGCAGGCGGCGAAAGGCATTGCTCAGGGCAATATTTTGTTCCGTGGCGACAGCGTAGTGGTGAACGATGTTAAACCACTATTGCCGCGTAAACCGTACGATGCGCCAAACTGGGTGCGAACCGATCGTCCGGTCACCTTTGGTGAGCTGAAAACCTATGAAGAACAGTTACAGTCCAGCGGGCTGGAGCCGGCAGCGATTAACATCTCGCTGAACTTGCCGCCAGATCTCTACCTGATGCGCAGCACCGGTATCGATATGGATATCAACTATCGCTACACCATGCCGCCGGTGAAAGACAGCTCGCGGATGGATATCAGCCTGAACAACCAGTTCCTGCAATCTTTCAACCTGAGCAGTAAACAGGAGGCGAACCGCCTGCTGCTGCGGATCCCGGTGTTGCAAGGTTTGCTGGATGGTAAAACCGATGTCTCCATCCCGGCGCTGAAACTGGGGGCGACCAACCAGTTGCGTTTCGATTTTGAGTATATGAACCCAATGCCGGGCGGTTCGGTGGATAACTGCATTACCTTCCAGCCGGTGCAGAATCACGTCGTGATTGGCGATGACTCAACTATTGATTTCTCAAAGTATTACCACTTCATCCCGATGCCGGATCTGCGCGCGTTTGCTAATGCGGGCTTCCCGTTCAGCCGGATGGCGGATTTGTCGCAAACCATTACCGTGATGCCAAAAACACCAAACGAAGCACAGATGGAAACACTGCTTAATACCGTGGGCTTTATTGGTGCACAGACGGGCTTCCCGGCGATCAACCTGACGGTGACCGATGATGGCAGCACTATTCAGGGGAAAGACGCCGATATCATGATAATTGGCGGTATCCCGGACAAATTAAAAGATGACAAGCAGATCGATATGCTGGTGCAGGCTACCGAAAGTTGGGTGAAAACGCCGATGCGCCAGACTCCGTTCCCCGGCATTGTGCCAGACGAAAACGACCGCGCAGCAGAAACTCAGTCCACACTGACCTCTTCTGGTGCGATGGCGGCGGTGATTGGCTTCCAGTCACCGTATAACGACCAGCGCAGCGTAATTGCGTTACTGGCGGATAGTCCACGCGGTTACGAGATGCTCAACGATGCGGTGAACGACAGCGGTAAACGCGCCACTATGTTTGGTTCCGTAGCGGTGATTCGCGAGTCCGGTGTTAACAGCCTGCGCGTTGGCGACGTCTATTACGTCGGTCATCTGCCGTGGTTTGAACGTTTATGGTACGCACTGGCGAACCATCCGATTCTGCTGGCGATACTGGCGGCAATCAGCGTGGTGCTGCTGGCCTGGGTACTGTGGCGTCTGCTGCGTATCATCAGCCGTCGTCGTCTTAATCCGGATAATGAGTAA
- the bcsC gene encoding cellulose synthase complex outer membrane protein BcsC, producing the protein MRKFTLNILTLSLGLAVMPMVEAAPTAQQQLLEQVRVGEATHREDLVQQSLYRLELIDPNNPDVVAARFRSLLRQGDVDGAQKQLDRLSQLAPSSNAYKSSRTTMLLSTPDGRQALQQARLQATTGHAEEAVAGYNKLFNGAPPEGDIAVEYWSTVAKIPARRGEAINQLKRINADTPGNTALQNNLALLLFSSDRRDEGFAVLEQMAKSNAGRDGASKIWYGQIKDMPVSDASVSALKKYLSIFSDGDNVAAAQSQLAEQQKQLADPNFRARAQGLAAVDSGMAGKAIPELQQAVRANPKDSEALGALGQAYSQNGDRANAVANLEKALALDPHSSNNDKWNSLLKVNRYWLAIQQGDAALKANNPDRAERLFQQARNVDNADSYAVLGLGDVAMARKDYPAAERYYQQTLRMDSGNTNAVRGLANLYRQQSPEKAEAFIASLSASQRRSVDDIERSLQNDRLSQQAEALEKQGKWAQAAALQRQRLALDPGSVWITYRLSQDLWQAGQRSQADTLMRNLAQQKPNDPEQVYAYGLYLSGHDQDRAALAHINSLPRAQWNSNIHELANRLQSDQVLETASRLRESGKEAEAEAMLRQQPPSTRIDLTLADWAQQRRDYTAARAAYQNVLTREPTNADAILGLTEVDIAAGDKAAARSQLAKLPATDNASLNTQRRVALAQAQLGDIAAAQQTFNKLIPQAKSQPPSMESAMVLRDGAKFEAQAGDPKQALETYKDAMVASGVTTTRPQDNDTFTRLTRNDEKDDWLKRGVRSDAADLYRQQDLNVTLEHDYWGSSGTGGYSDLKAHTTMLQVDAPYADGRMFFRSDFVNMNVGSFSADAEGKWDNNWGTCTLQDCSGNRSQSDSGASVAVGWRNDVWSWDIGTTPMGFNVVDVVGGVSYSDDVGPLGYTVNAHRRPISSSLLAFGGQKDSPSNTGKKWGGVRADGVGLSLSYDKGEANGIWASLSGDQLTGKNVEDNWRVRWMTGYYYKVINQNNRRVTIGLNNMIWHYDKDLSGYSLGQGGYYSPQEYLSFAVPVMWRERTENWSWELGASGSWSHSRTKTMPRYPLMNLIPTDWKDDAASQTNDGGSSQGFGYTARALLERRVTSNWFVGTAIDIQQAKDYAPSHFLLYVRYSAAGWQGDMDLPPQPLIPYADW; encoded by the coding sequence ATGCGCAAATTCACACTAAACATCCTCACACTTTCCCTCGGTCTGGCTGTGATGCCGATGGTCGAGGCGGCGCCAACCGCCCAGCAACAGTTACTGGAGCAGGTACGAGTTGGCGAAGCGACTCACCGCGAAGACCTGGTGCAGCAGTCTCTGTATCGTCTGGAACTTATTGATCCGAATAACCCGGACGTCGTTGCTGCCCGCTTTCGCTCTCTGTTACGGCAGGGTGATGTTGATGGGGCGCAAAAACAACTCGACCGATTGTCGCAATTAGCGCCGAGTTCAAACGCTTACAAATCGTCGCGGACGACGATGTTGCTTTCCACGCCGGATGGTCGCCAGGCACTGCAACAGGCACGATTGCAGGCCACCACCGGGCATGCGGAAGAAGCCGTGGCGGGTTACAACAAACTGTTCAACGGGGCACCGCCGGAAGGTGACATTGCCGTCGAGTACTGGAGTACGGTAGCAAAAATTCCGGCTCGCCGTGGCGAAGCGATTAATCAGCTAAAACGCATCAATGCGGATACGCCGGGCAACACGGCCCTGCAAAACAATCTGGCGCTATTGCTGTTTAGTAGCGATCGCCGTGACGAAGGTTTTGCCGTACTGGAGCAGATGGCGAAATCTAACGCCGGTCGTGATGGTGCTTCTAAAATCTGGTACGGGCAGATAAAAGATATGCCCGTTAGCGACGCCAGCGTGTCGGCACTGAAAAAATATCTCTCTATTTTTAGCGATGGCGATAATGTGGCGGCTGCGCAATCGCAACTGGCAGAACAACAAAAGCAGCTGGCCGATCCTAATTTCCGCGCCCGTGCGCAAGGTTTAGCAGCGGTGGACTCAGGCATGGCAGGTAAAGCCATTCCCGAACTGCAACAGGCGGTGCGTGCTAACCCGAAAGACAGTGAAGCCCTTGGGGCGCTGGGGCAAGCGTATTCCCAGAATGGCGATCGTGCTAATGCGGTGGCGAATCTGGAAAAAGCCCTCGCGCTGGACCCGCACAGCAGCAACAACGACAAGTGGAACAGTCTGCTGAAAGTGAACCGCTACTGGCTGGCGATCCAGCAGGGCGATGCTGCGCTGAAAGCCAATAATCCTGACCGCGCAGAGCGTCTGTTCCAGCAGGCGCGCAATGTCGATAACGCCGACAGCTATGCGGTGCTGGGGCTGGGCGATGTGGCGATGGCGCGCAAAGATTACCCCGCCGCCGAACGTTATTATCAGCAGACGCTGCGGATGGACAGCGGCAACACCAACGCCGTGCGCGGTCTGGCGAATCTTTATCGCCAGCAATCGCCGGAAAAGGCTGAAGCATTTATTGCCTCGCTCTCTGCCAGCCAGCGGCGCAGCGTTGATGACATCGAACGCAGTCTGCAAAACGACCGTTTGTCACAGCAGGCCGAAGCGCTGGAAAAACAGGGCAAATGGGCGCAGGCAGCAGCACTTCAGCGCCAGCGACTGGCGCTGGACCCCGGCAGTGTGTGGATTACTTACCGGCTTTCGCAGGATCTCTGGCAGGCCGGACAACGCAGCCAGGCAGATACTCTGATGCGCAATCTGGCGCAGCAGAAGCCGAACGACCCGGAGCAGGTTTACGCCTACGGGCTGTATCTCTCCGGTCATGATCAGGACCGGGCGGCACTGGCGCATATAAACAGCCTGCCGCGCGCGCAGTGGAACAGCAATATTCATGAACTGGCAAACCGACTGCAAAGCGATCAGGTGCTGGAAACAGCCAGTCGCCTGCGTGAAAGCGGCAAAGAAGCCGAAGCGGAAGCGATGCTGCGCCAGCAGCCACCTTCCACACGCATTGATCTCACCCTGGCCGACTGGGCGCAGCAACGGCGCGATTACACCGCCGCCCGTGCGGCGTATCAGAACGTTTTGACGCGCGAGCCAACTAACGCCGACGCCATTCTTGGTCTGACGGAAGTGGATATCGCTGCTGGTGACAAAGCGGCGGCACGTAGCCAGCTGGCGAAACTGCCCGCCACCGATAACGCCTCTCTGAACACTCAGCGGCGCGTGGCGCTGGCGCAGGCGCAGCTTGGCGATATCGCAGCGGCGCAGCAGACATTTAACAAGCTGATCCCGCAGGCAAAATCTCAGCCGCCGTCGATGGAAAGCGCGATGGTACTGCGCGATGGTGCGAAGTTTGAAGCACAGGCGGGCGATCCAAAGCAGGCGCTGGAAACCTACAAAGACGCGATGGTCGCATCCGGTGTGACCACGACGCGTCCGCAGGATAACGACACTTTCACTCGTCTTACGCGTAATGATGAAAAAGATGACTGGCTGAAACGCGGCGTACGTAGCGATGCGGCGGACCTCTATCGTCAGCAGGATCTTAACGTCACCCTGGAACACGATTACTGGGGATCGAGCGGTACTGGCGGCTACTCCGACCTGAAAGCGCACACCACCATGTTGCAGGTAGATGCGCCATATGCGGATGGACGAATGTTCTTCCGCAGCGATTTCGTCAATATGAATGTCGGCAGTTTTTCCGCCGATGCTGAGGGTAAATGGGATAACAACTGGGGCACCTGTACGTTGCAGGACTGCAGCGGTAATCGCAGCCAGTCGGATTCCGGCGCCAGCGTGGCGGTCGGCTGGCGAAATGACGTCTGGAGCTGGGATATCGGCACCACGCCGATGGGCTTCAACGTCGTGGACGTGGTCGGCGGCGTCAGTTACAGCGACGATGTCGGTCCGCTTGGCTACACCGTTAACGCCCATCGCCGACCTATTTCCAGTTCATTACTTGCCTTCGGCGGACAGAAAGACTCTCCGAGCAATACCGGGAAAAAATGGGGCGGCGTACGTGCCGATGGTGTGGGGTTAAGTCTGAGCTATGATAAAGGCGAGGCAAACGGCATCTGGGCATCACTTAGCGGTGACCAGTTAACCGGCAAAAATGTCGAAGATAACTGGCGCGTGCGCTGGATGACGGGCTATTACTATAAAGTCATCAACCAGAATAATCGTCGCGTCACTATCGGCCTGAACAACATGATCTGGCATTACGACAAAGACCTGAGTGGGTACTCACTTGGGCAGGGCGGCTACTACAGCCCGCAGGAATATCTGTCGTTTGCCGTACCGGTGATGTGGCGTGAGCGCACGGAAAACTGGTCATGGGAGCTGGGCGCGTCTGGCTCATGGTCGCATTCGCGCACCAAAACCATGCCGCGTTATCCGCTGATGAACCTGATCCCGACTGACTGGAAAGATGATGCTGCCAGCCAGACCAACGACGGCGGCAGCAGTCAGGGCTTTGGCTATACGGCGCGAGCGTTACTTGAACGACGTGTCACATCCAACTGGTTTGTCGGCACGGCGATTGATATCCAACAGGCGAAAGATTATGCGCCAAGCCATTTCCTGCTCTACGTACGGTATTCTGCCGCCGGATGGCAGGGCGATATGGATTTACCGCCACAGCCGCTGATACCTTACGCCGACTGGTAA
- the bcsZ gene encoding cellulose synthase complex periplasmic endoglucanase BcsZ: MKVLRSGIVTMLLLAAFSVQAACNWPAWEQFKKDYISQEGRVIDPSDARKITTSEGQSYGMFFALAANDRATFDNLLDWTQNNLAQGALNEHLPAWLWGKKENSKWEVLDSNSASDGDIWMAWSLLEAGRLWKEQRYTDIGSALLKRIAQEEVVTVPGLGSMLLPGKVGFAEDNTWRFNPSYLPPTLAQYFTRFGAPWTTLRETNQRLLLETAPKGFSPDWVRYEKDKGWQLKAEKTLISSYDAIRVYMWVGMMPDSDPQKARMLNRFKPMATFTEKNGYPPEKVDVATGKAQGKGLVGFSAAMLPFLQDRDAQAVQRQRVADNFPGSDAYYTYVLTLFGQGWDQHRFRFSTKGELLPDWGQECANSH; the protein is encoded by the coding sequence ATGAAAGTTTTGCGTAGTGGGATCGTGACGATGCTGCTGTTGGCTGCTTTCAGTGTTCAGGCCGCCTGCAACTGGCCTGCCTGGGAGCAGTTCAAAAAGGATTACATCAGTCAGGAAGGGCGCGTCATTGACCCCAGTGACGCACGCAAAATTACCACCTCTGAAGGGCAAAGCTACGGCATGTTCTTTGCCCTGGCGGCTAATGATCGTGCGACATTTGACAACCTACTTGACTGGACCCAGAACAATCTTGCTCAGGGGGCCTTAAACGAACATTTGCCTGCCTGGCTGTGGGGCAAAAAAGAGAACAGTAAGTGGGAAGTGCTGGACAGCAATTCGGCCTCTGATGGTGATATCTGGATGGCCTGGTCATTGCTTGAGGCGGGCCGCTTGTGGAAAGAACAACGTTATACCGACATCGGTAGCGCATTGTTAAAACGCATTGCGCAAGAGGAAGTGGTGACTGTGCCGGGGTTGGGGTCGATGCTGTTACCAGGCAAAGTGGGCTTTGCTGAGGATAACACCTGGCGTTTTAACCCGAGTTATCTACCACCGACGCTGGCACAGTATTTCACCCGCTTTGGCGCGCCCTGGACTACGTTGCGCGAAACGAATCAACGTTTGCTGCTGGAAACTGCACCGAAAGGTTTTTCGCCTGACTGGGTGCGTTATGAAAAAGATAAAGGCTGGCAGCTGAAAGCTGAAAAAACGCTGATCAGCAGCTATGACGCCATTCGTGTTTATATGTGGGTTGGTATGATGCCCGACAGCGATCCGCAAAAAGCGCGGATGCTCAACCGTTTTAAACCGATGGCGACATTCACCGAGAAAAACGGCTATCCGCCGGAGAAAGTCGATGTCGCTACGGGTAAAGCGCAGGGTAAAGGGCTGGTAGGTTTTTCTGCGGCTATGTTGCCGTTTCTACAGGACCGTGACGCGCAGGCTGTACAGCGCCAGCGTGTGGCAGATAACTTTCCTGGCAGCGATGCCTATTACACTTATGTGCTGACCCTGTTCGGGCAAGGCTGGGATCAACACCGTTTCCGCTTCTCGACAAAAGGTGAGTTATTACCTGACTGGGGCCAGGAATGCGCAAATTCACACTAA
- the dctA gene encoding C4-dicarboxylate transporter DctC: MKTSLFKSLYFQVLTAIAIGILLGHFYPEIGEQMKPLGDGFVKLIKMIIAPVIFCTVVTGIAGMESMKAVGRTGAVALLYFEIVSTIALIIGLIIVNVVQPGAGMNVDPASLDAKAVAVYAAQAKDQGIVAFIMDVIPASVIGAFASGNILQVLLFAVLFGFALHRLGSKGQLIFNVIESFSQVIFGIINMIMRLAPIGAFGAMAFTIGKYGVGTLVQLGQLIICFYITCILFVVLVLGSIAKATGFSIFKFIRYIREELLIVLGTSSSESALPRMLDKMEKLGCRKSVVGLVIPTGYSFNLDGTSIYLTMAAVFIAQATNSQMDIVHQITLLIVLLLSSKGAAGVTGSGFIVLAATLSAVGHLPVAGLALILGIDRFMSEARALTNLVGNGVATIVVAKWVKELDHKKLDDVLNNRASEGKTHELSS, from the coding sequence ATGAAAACCTCTCTGTTTAAAAGCCTTTACTTTCAGGTCCTGACAGCGATAGCCATTGGTATTCTCCTTGGCCATTTCTACCCTGAAATAGGCGAGCAAATGAAACCGCTTGGCGACGGGTTCGTTAAGCTCATTAAGATGATCATCGCTCCCGTCATCTTTTGTACCGTCGTCACTGGCATTGCGGGCATGGAAAGCATGAAGGCGGTCGGTCGTACCGGCGCAGTCGCACTGCTTTACTTTGAGATAGTCAGTACCATCGCGCTGATTATTGGTCTTATTATCGTTAACGTTGTACAGCCAGGTGCTGGAATGAACGTCGATCCGGCGAGTCTGGATGCGAAAGCGGTAGCCGTTTACGCCGCGCAGGCGAAAGACCAGGGCATTGTCGCCTTCATTATGGATGTCATCCCGGCGAGCGTCATTGGCGCGTTTGCCAGCGGTAACATCCTGCAGGTGCTGCTGTTTGCCGTACTGTTTGGTTTTGCGCTGCACCGTCTGGGCAGCAAAGGCCAGCTGATTTTTAACGTTATCGAAAGTTTCTCGCAGGTCATCTTCGGCATCATCAATATGATCATGCGCCTGGCACCGATAGGGGCGTTCGGGGCGATGGCATTTACCATCGGTAAATACGGCGTCGGAACACTGGTGCAGTTGGGGCAGCTGATTATCTGCTTCTACATCACCTGTATCCTGTTTGTGGTGCTGGTACTGGGTTCAATCGCTAAAGCGACCGGTTTCAGTATCTTCAAATTTATCCGCTACATTCGTGAAGAACTGCTGATTGTGTTGGGAACATCGTCTTCCGAATCGGCGCTGCCACGTATGCTCGACAAGATGGAAAAACTCGGCTGCCGGAAATCGGTGGTGGGGTTGGTCATCCCGACAGGCTACTCGTTTAACCTTGATGGCACATCGATATACCTGACGATGGCGGCGGTATTTATCGCCCAGGCCACTAACAGTCAGATGGATATCGTCCACCAAATCACGTTGTTAATCGTGTTGCTGCTTTCTTCTAAAGGGGCGGCAGGGGTAACGGGCAGTGGCTTTATCGTGCTGGCGGCGACGCTCTCTGCGGTGGGTCATTTACCGGTGGCGGGTCTGGCGCTGATCCTCGGTATTGACCGCTTCATGTCGGAAGCTCGTGCGCTGACTAACCTGGTCGGTAACGGTGTAGCAACCATCGTGGTCGCTAAGTGGGTTAAAGAACTGGACCACAAAAAACTGGACGATGTGCTGAATAATCGTGCGTCGGAAGGCAAAACGCACGAATTATCCTCTTAA
- the hmsP gene encoding biofilm formation regulator HmsP, translating into MRVSRSLTIKQMAMVAAVVLVFVFVFCTVLLFHLVQQNRYNTATQLESIARSVREPLSSAILKGDIPQAEAILSSIKPAGVVSRADVVLPNQFQALRKSFIPERPVPVMVTRLLELPVQISLGVYSLERPANPQPIAYLVLQADSFRMYKFVMSTLSTLVTIYLLLSLILTVAISWCINRLILHPLRNIARELNAIPPQEIIGHQLALPRLHQDDEIGMLVRSYNLNQQLLQRHYEEQIENAMRFPVSDLPNKALLMEMLEQVVTRKQTTALMIITCETLRDTAGVLKEAQREILLLTLVEKLKSVLSPRMVLAQVSGYDFAVIANGVQEPWHAITLGQQVLTIIREPLPIERIQLRPHCNIGVAMFYGDITAEQLYGRAISAAFTARHKGKNQIQFYDPQQMEAAQQRLTEESDILNALENHQFAIWLQPQVEMTSGKLVSAEVLLRIQQPDGSWDLPDGLIDRIESCGLMVTVGHWVLEESCRLLAAWQERGIMLPLSVNISALQLMHPNMVADMLELLTRYRVQPGTLILEVTESRRIDDPHAAVAILRPLRNAGVQVALDDFGMGYSGLRQLQHMKSLPVDVLKIDKMFIDGLPEDSSMIAAIIMLAKSLNLQIIAEGVETEAQRDWLAKAGVGIAQGFLFARPLPIEIFEESYLEEK; encoded by the coding sequence TTGCGCGTTAGTCGTTCGTTAACAATCAAGCAGATGGCAATGGTGGCGGCCGTTGTTCTGGTGTTTGTCTTTGTTTTTTGCACCGTTTTGCTGTTCCACCTGGTACAGCAGAATCGCTATAACACGGCTACGCAACTGGAAAGCATTGCTCGTTCTGTCCGCGAACCCTTGTCCTCAGCCATCCTCAAAGGGGATATTCCCCAGGCGGAGGCCATTCTCTCCAGCATCAAACCTGCGGGCGTGGTCAGCCGCGCAGATGTGGTGCTGCCTAACCAGTTCCAGGCGCTGCGTAAAAGTTTTATTCCTGAACGCCCGGTGCCGGTAATGGTTACCCGACTGCTCGAACTACCGGTGCAAATCTCGCTGGGCGTCTACTCGCTGGAGCGCCCGGCAAACCCACAACCGATTGCCTATCTGGTGTTACAGGCGGATTCCTTTCGCATGTATAAGTTCGTGATGAGTACGCTCTCAACGTTAGTGACCATTTACTTACTTTTGTCGCTCATCCTGACAGTGGCGATTAGCTGGTGTATTAACCGACTGATATTACATCCTTTACGCAATATTGCTCGTGAGCTGAACGCCATTCCACCGCAAGAGATCATCGGCCATCAGCTGGCGCTGCCGCGTCTGCATCAGGACGATGAAATAGGCATGCTGGTGCGCAGTTATAACCTTAACCAGCAACTGTTACAGCGCCATTATGAAGAGCAGATCGAAAACGCGATGCGCTTCCCGGTGTCGGACTTGCCAAACAAAGCCCTGCTGATGGAGATGCTGGAACAGGTGGTGACGCGTAAACAGACTACTGCGCTGATGATTATCACCTGCGAAACCCTGCGCGACACCGCCGGTGTGCTGAAAGAGGCGCAGCGGGAAATCCTGCTACTTACGCTGGTGGAAAAACTCAAGTCGGTGCTGTCACCACGCATGGTTCTCGCGCAGGTCAGTGGCTATGACTTCGCTGTTATCGCCAACGGTGTGCAGGAGCCGTGGCACGCTATTACGTTAGGTCAGCAAGTACTCACTATCATTCGCGAGCCTTTGCCGATTGAACGCATTCAACTGCGCCCACACTGTAACATCGGCGTGGCGATGTTCTATGGCGATATCACCGCCGAACAACTTTATGGTCGTGCTATTTCTGCGGCGTTTACTGCTCGTCATAAAGGGAAGAATCAGATTCAGTTCTATGATCCGCAGCAGATGGAAGCCGCTCAACAGCGGCTGACGGAAGAGAGCGATATCCTTAATGCTCTTGAAAATCATCAGTTTGCGATTTGGCTACAGCCACAAGTTGAGATGACCAGCGGCAAATTAGTCAGCGCGGAAGTGTTATTGCGTATCCAGCAACCGGATGGGAGTTGGGACCTACCGGATGGGTTAATTGATCGTATTGAGTCTTGTGGACTGATGGTTACCGTCGGTCACTGGGTGCTGGAAGAGTCATGCCGACTGCTTGCCGCCTGGCAGGAGCGCGGCATTATGCTGCCATTATCGGTGAACATCTCAGCTCTGCAACTGATGCACCCGAATATGGTGGCGGATATGCTGGAACTGCTAACGCGCTATCGTGTTCAGCCAGGAACGCTGATTCTGGAAGTGACAGAAAGCCGACGCATTGATGACCCTCACGCGGCGGTGGCAATCCTTCGTCCGCTGCGCAACGCCGGAGTACAGGTGGCGCTGGATGATTTCGGTATGGGCTATTCAGGGTTGCGTCAGTTGCAGCATATGAAATCTCTCCCGGTGGACGTTTTGAAAATCGACAAAATGTTCATTGATGGTTTGCCGGAAGATAGCAGCATGATTGCCGCGATTATCATGTTGGCGAAAAGCCTGAATCTGCAAATCATTGCTGAAGGCGTAGAGACAGAAGCGCAACGTGACTGGTTGGCAAAGGCGGGCGTTGGAATTGCCCAGGGCTTCCTTTTTGCACGTCCACTTCCCATTGAAATCTTCGAAGAAAGTTACCTGGAAGAAAAATAG